GACCGTCATATCAGATCTTTAAATATATCTTGAAATTTACCATCCTATTAGATTAATAAGGTTTAATAAATTCAGTTCAAATAAATTCAATTGTTATAAGATGAAAATAACTCACTCTAAATTCTACTATtactacgtataattaaatttgGCTCGAAAAAAATAAGTCCAGAAAAATAGAGATGACACATTGGCGCATAGTGACTTTATTCAATATTTCTCGTATAACGGTGAGTTTATCCCTCATACTCAACCTCAAGCTTCATACTATGCTACATCAGTTTTCCATTAGCTTTTACTATTGAGACTTACAAAATACTCTTCTTATTTGTACTCCTTCCGTTCCTAAATTTTGTTCCCGTTTCATTTTTTCCGGTCCTAAATTTTGTTCCCATTGTGAATCTTTATTATATTTGGCCATGTTTATTTTACCAAAATACCCCAATATCcatatctaattaccaaaaaacCTTAAGGTTCCACCCACATTCTACCCTAAATTTCACCACCTTCCTTATTTTATTCATTGACCCTTCCTCATACACCCACattcccttatttaattcaattaCCATTCCCCATACACcactttaataaaatatcttcCATTTCCcttatttctttaatattttctctctccttactttattctttaaatataattttttttacactCAATCATTACTTATGTccccatacaaaccaagattctatttttcttaattcTCACCCATGTTTTTTAGGGGAACAAcatttaagaacggagggagtacaatttaACCCCATAGGCCATATTCACTCAAGACTCGCTTAAACTCTTGTGTAATAGTTACATTTCTGACAAACTCAATTAAATGAGCACACTGAACGAGTTTTGAGTGGAGTTTGTAATTTATAAAAGCATCAataatagatatctcttagccCCCTcttaaattttctctctctttaagaGGTAACTCTTAGctaaaatatagtaactcttagccCCCTCATATTTAGGGGTTGATTGCGActtcctctaaataagaggtacctcttagaaaataagagggggttgaggttgaggttgaggttgaggttgaggtttgtgtttgttttttcattttttattttttttaaaaaaagaaaaaatatgtaaACAAGTATTTAAGAGATAGTAAATAAGAGTTAGTCTATTTCTTGGGTTTTTTCATAGGCAACTCTTATTAAGAGATGGTGATGAGTTGGATAAGGAGAGAGATTAAGAGGAGCCAAATAAGAGTAAGCTTACTATTGATGCTCTAAATCCACCTTCAGTCTTCTGATATCATGAGAAAGTCTTATACAAGTATTGTCCGTCtagctgtcaaaaaaaaaagtattgtcCATCAGAAAAATTATGAGACTCGTATAGAAaccctttttagacttggaATAAAATGACCTAAGCCGGTTCAAAAAAATTTGCAAGTCGGCCCTACACGAGGTCGGTTCAATTGTTAACCAAAAATAGTGATAGAGATAGACCTCTTTTAGGATATAAATTGTACACTTCTAGACACATTAGGATTCCTAATACACTTAGGAATAATGCCTTGTATTTACTATATATATGATCAATGATAATACTCCAAAATCACGGAGTTTTACAATAAccaacatggtatcagagctaagtTACAATTAATTAGCTCCCTCGAATCTctgatttttctttttctctcctctAATTAAAGGTCCAATCTAGTGTTGTTGGTTCAGGCACAATCCAAAAGCCCACAAACACTTTACACTCCTCCCCTACATTACAACGCCAGCTTTTCCCCTCTCCTGCTTCACATGCCAACTACGACCCACTTCACCAGCCCACTGTAGTCCCACGCTATTCACCTCCACCCATGAGAGGTAATCAGCCCATTACTCCAACCTACCCTCCACCATTATCCCCGCAAATGCAAACTCGAGCTCGTCACGGGATTGTCAAGCCCAACCCGAAATATGCCATGTCAGCCCAAACACAAGGCCCAACTCCATATAAATCACCCATTCCCAAATCACATAAACAAGCTTTGTCTGACCCAAATTGGAATGCGGCAATGAAAGATGAATATGGTGCTCTGATTGAAACAGGGACATGGGATTTAGTTCCAAAACCATTGGatgttaatatcattaattgttTTTGGTTATTTCGGCATAAACTAAAGTCTACAAGTGATCTTGAACGGCACAAGGCTCGTTTGGTTGCAAATGGTAGTGGTCAAGAGAATGGTGTTGATTGTGATGAAACGTTTAGCCCGGTGGTCAAACCGGCTACTATTCGTACTGTCTTGAGTTTGGCTATGGCAAGAGGATGGTCTATTAATCAATTAGATGTCAAAAATGTGTTTCTTCACGGGGATCTTAAAAGAGACCGTTTATATGAACCAACCTCCGAAATTTGTTGACAAACGTGTTCCAAATTATGTATGTCTATTAAAAAAGTCTCTTTATGGTATGAAGCAGGAACCCCGGGCTTGGTATCAACGTCTTGCCCATTTTTTGACACGCATTGAATTCATCGGCCCTAAAAGTGACACGTCCCTACTCGTGTTTAATCATGGGGAACACACGGCCTATCTACTACTTTACGTAAATGACATAGTACTGACATGCTCTTCAAATGCTCTACGTGAGCAATTAATTTCATTATTGAAGTCAGAATTCCCAAATACTGACTTAGGCCCATTAAATTACTTTTTGGGCATCTCCGGCAATCGTACTTCTACTCATATGCTCCTCTCACAACAAAAGTATGCATAAGAAATTTTGGAATGTGCAGGTATGGGAACTTGTAAGTCTGTCGCTACACCTGTAGATACTAAGTCCAAACTTAGTGCAGACTCCGGTCCTCCTGTTCCGGATGCTACTCTTTACCGCAGCTTAGCAGGTGCTCTTCAGTACTTGACTTTTACTGGCCCTGACATTTCTTATGCGGTACAACAAATTTGTGTCTTTATGCATGATCCCAGGGAGGAACATCTAAATGCATTAATGAGAATTTTACGTTATGTTCAGGGTACTATTGATCATGGTTTACATTTATATCCTTCCGCACCACGACGTTTGATCACCTATACTGATGCAAATTGGGGCGGGTGTCCTGATACTCGTCGGTCGACCTCCGGTTATTGTTGTTTTCTTAATTTAATATCTTGGTCGTCAAAACGTCAGCCTACTCTTTCTTGATCGAGTGCAGAGGCGGAATACAGAGGTGTCGCCAATGTTGTCTCAGAGGCATGCTGGCTTCGAAATTTACTTTTGGAGCTACATTGTCCATTACGTCAGGCTACCATTGTTTATTGTGATAATGTGAGTGCAATCTACTTGTCTAGAAACCCGGTTCAACATCAACGCACAAAGCACGTCGAGATGGATATCCATTTTGTTCGCGAGAAGGTCGCGCTGGGTCAGATTCGGGTGCTTCATGTTCCTACTCGGTATCAATTTGCAGACATATTCACGAAAGGCCTACCACGACAACTATTCTTGGAATTCAAATCCAGTCTTAGCGTACATTCTCCTCCCGCTACGACTGCGGGGTGTGATTATAGACCTCTTTTAAGATATAAATTGTACACTTATAGACACATTAGGACTCCTAATACACTTAGGACTAGTGCCTTGTATTTACTATATATATGATCAATGATAATACTCCAAAATCACGAAGTTTTACAATAACCAATAAATAGTACTTCGTATTTATTGTAAAACTCAAAGAAGACATGGGCCTTAGGAATTTCCTGTGACTCGTGAGACTGAGAAATCGGGTGCCCTATAATGATGCTTCCCACTGATGCATGATAGATTGATAGATCTCCCTCCCAAGGAGAAGAAGTTATAGGCCTGTGGGCCTGAGCAAGTTTGCTAGGAGGAGAAGATATGGGCCTGTGGGCTTTAGTTGGGGAGGGAGATGAGCTGCAAGCTAAGGACATGTGAAATATGGAAATACTCCCATACTCACGTTTGATATTTGCAAACCACGTACTTTCTCTGTTTTATAATACACtaatcttatatgcacgcgatgcgtgcgaatataataAACAGatttatgttattatatttacgtctgaaataacatgtaaaacatatacttcctccgttccgtttatatcgcaccatttgttttttacactattcacactgcGACTTTGACCATTTTTTGTAATTCATAtataaggaaattttagtcagGTGGGGTCATATTAGATtagtatcgatatatattttctaaatattaattttttataatttttacttgcacacgatttgagatattaatagtcaaagtaatggttagaagagtaaaagtcaaccatggtgcgatatttccggaacggaggaagtaatgtATATGCGATgcatgcgaatataagaaacatataatTTAGATAGAGCCGAACGCATATAAACATATTGATTAAAATGACAAAGATTTATTTAAGgggctagattgattaaaatgtttCTTTAGGCTTTCATATTGGGTAAGTTATCATTATATTCTCTACTAGGTTAGGTCCCGTACAACGCACGGTTAttactaaaatattttattatttcaatagtATCTAaataaaagacttgtgatattaggaaaacgtAAAAGTAAAAAGAATATGAAAAAGTATGAATTCATAGTGTATAAAATAAATATCCACATAagctaaatatgcatattagtacaATACGGAGTACAAAGTTAAGGATTACTCTGTATATAGTTGTATACTTACcacttattgttattattttaattaacattcgtACTCACCGTGTATTGTtattagactaacattagaaatcaattcttcaatattatataaattaataaaaaagttataacaatacataaataaaatcaaattgtaaaggagaaaataatattaattcatctttcctccaataatatattatgtacTACGTAGTTACATTTATGGTTGTGAGAAATAATTCCCCTGACTTTCATTGATTGTGTATTGTCAACTATATATACAAACTACCTGTTGTACAGTAGCGTGATATGAGGCTATCAATTAGGAATCTAATTAATAcacaatatttaaaaaataactgCATATTCTATCACACCCCCGCAGTCGAAGCGGAAGAAGACTGTCCCGGAAATCATTAAAAAGTACGCGTGGAAGACCTTTTGTAAAAATATCAGCAATCTGGAGGCGGGACGGTACATGAAGGGCATCAGTATATATACAAACTATCTGTTGTACAATAGCGTGACATGAGGCTATTAATTATGAATATAATTAATACATAATATTTACAAAATAACTGCATATTCTATCAATGGTAAttcaattatattttatttcatttttattttagtttcctaaaaaaatgcaaagtaaaattttttaaaaaaagtaaaaaataataattttttggcgggaaaaaatcgcaccaggaaaatactgtcattcctggtgtctcttttagtatatagtaatagattctaTAAGTGCGGAGGGTATTTTGTAATCCAAGAGGAACACCAAAAGTGAATTTACGAAAATAATCTCagctcttcacttatataatagagatacatCATTTTGTCTTTCTACACCATTTTAATATAGACTATGAATAGCTTTAATTACAtgttaataaaaaatcataaaatatatattgagattaactcaataataattcaaaatacaaaatttatCTTCACATATTAGTATTGATATGTAGTCAAAGTTGATAAATAGATAATATAGAAAGTCAATACGATACATGTCTTTGTTATGATGAGTTGATGACCTTTATTGTGTTGGCATTGATACTCCTAGGACTATTAGGATCATAAAATGGTGAGTTTAATGGCTTATAAGTGTTATAGCATTAGTGTAATGCTTCTGTCTCTGATTGAACAAATTATTAATACTAGTTGCCTACTTTGGAGTCTGGAGTCATGAGCTCCTAATATTTTGAAATGCAACTAGTCTTTGTATACTCACTAACCGTTTGAAGCATATATCAATAAAGTCTCGTAGGGGTTAATATTGAGGGCGGGCTAGTTCGATATCACTATTAATttccagttttttgttttttggtttgataagtcatatgatttacattgaatcatgaactaaaaaataatgatcatacttatagtaatcatgtaaaattttaaaaattgaaaataactttttgtggtttatataatttggtttttagttttgtgaaaaaacagaaaactggaAAAAAACCGATACCGACAATACCCTAATCGTTTGAAAGGAGGTTCTCAACACAAAGGTTGACACAAACCTTTTGTTCTAAAGAGAGTTGGTGGGATGCCGTACTGTTATTTTTTTTCAACACGGAAGCTAATTCCTCTTTATAACCTAATACCTCATTAGATATTCGAGTAGCTGCAACTAAGCGCAATTTGGATTacacacccgggtgcacagtactcattgtgcaccctattgaacatttattgaaaatctaatgaacattgagaatgatttcaatgtacatgtactggtgaaatatttaaactatatgttttatgGATTTGAACTACATGTTCAttggctatatgttctttgggtcTGAACAaaatgttctttgtatttgaactaaatgttctttgtaaaacagagtgcacagtgagcattgtgcacccgggtacataaaccatattttggcAACTAAGACTAACTCATGATCACAATTGTC
This genomic stretch from Spinacia oleracea cultivar Varoflay chromosome 3, BTI_SOV_V1, whole genome shotgun sequence harbors:
- the LOC110783477 gene encoding uncharacterized mitochondrial protein AtMg00810-like; its protein translation is MGTCKSVATPVDTKSKLSADSGPPVPDATLYRSLAGALQYLTFTGPDISYAGTIDHGLHLYPSAPRRLITYTDANWGGCPDTRRSTSGYCCFLNLISWSSKRQPTLS